Proteins encoded within one genomic window of Pigmentiphaga sp. H8:
- a CDS encoding ShlB/FhaC/HecB family hemolysin secretion/activation protein codes for MHTSPRHLIIAAALPLAVSLAAAMPASAVRAQQAPDAGRTLQELRPRLPQPITPPAFKLDAPMVESVAPGGPQVAVTSITIDGNTSIPSAQLQALVADATGRRYDLAGLKALADRITDHYRRAGYPFARALVPAQALDGGALRIQVLEGRYGRVTASGELAGQAQPWLSALRPGQVIGGRELERSIYLLSDLPGVAVDPVMGPGSAVGEGDLDVGVAMARKWGGQASVDNYGNRYTGAGRAALGLWGNSLFTFGDRATLDALLTTETMWLGALGYEAPLGTSGLRAEARFAHTRYELGKEFSPLNASGRADIASVGLSYPLWRAAWGGVTAGLLYQHKTLRDNMEAADSRTKASSDSVPFSLRFDARDTLLAGLGGLTYGQLSWTPGKLHLGSTLMAADQATARSNGSFHKLNLDVARLQQLPANLNLYARFMAQWANKNLHSSESFGLGGQGGVRAYPLGEGYGDAGWLLQTELRYPIGNVTPYGFFDIGRVKVNQDPWAPGENTRTLSGMGFGLRAIMQKAWTVDVSLAWRTHGGKPRSDTRDARPLAWASLAYRF; via the coding sequence ATGCACACCAGCCCTCGCCATCTCATCATCGCCGCCGCGCTGCCGCTGGCGGTCTCCCTTGCTGCCGCCATGCCCGCCAGCGCCGTCCGCGCCCAGCAGGCGCCCGACGCGGGCCGGACTTTGCAAGAGTTGCGCCCGCGCTTGCCGCAGCCGATCACGCCTCCCGCATTCAAGCTCGATGCTCCCATGGTCGAGTCCGTCGCTCCGGGCGGGCCCCAGGTTGCCGTTACTTCCATCACCATCGACGGCAACACCTCGATCCCGTCCGCGCAGCTCCAGGCGCTGGTGGCCGATGCCACGGGCCGCCGCTACGATCTTGCCGGCCTGAAGGCCCTGGCGGACCGCATCACCGATCATTACCGACGCGCCGGCTACCCGTTTGCCCGCGCCCTCGTTCCGGCCCAGGCGCTGGACGGCGGCGCCTTGCGCATCCAGGTGCTCGAAGGGCGTTATGGCCGGGTCACGGCGTCGGGAGAATTGGCCGGCCAGGCCCAGCCGTGGCTGTCGGCCCTGCGGCCCGGCCAGGTCATCGGCGGCCGCGAGCTCGAACGCAGCATCTACCTGCTGTCCGACCTGCCCGGTGTAGCGGTCGACCCCGTCATGGGGCCCGGCTCGGCCGTGGGCGAAGGCGATCTCGACGTCGGCGTGGCCATGGCCCGGAAATGGGGCGGCCAGGCCAGCGTGGACAACTACGGCAACCGCTACACCGGCGCCGGGCGAGCCGCTCTGGGCCTGTGGGGCAACAGCCTGTTCACCTTCGGCGACCGTGCCACCCTCGACGCGTTGCTCACCACCGAAACCATGTGGCTGGGCGCCCTCGGCTACGAGGCCCCGCTGGGCACCAGCGGCCTGCGCGCGGAGGCGCGTTTCGCCCACACCCGCTACGAACTGGGCAAGGAATTTTCGCCGCTCAATGCCAGCGGCAGGGCCGATATCGCCTCGGTGGGGCTGTCGTATCCGCTGTGGCGGGCGGCCTGGGGCGGGGTCACGGCCGGGCTGCTCTATCAGCACAAGACACTCAGGGACAACATGGAGGCCGCCGACAGCCGTACCAAGGCTTCCAGCGACAGCGTGCCTTTCAGCCTGCGCTTCGATGCGCGCGACACCCTGTTGGCCGGCCTGGGCGGGCTGACCTACGGGCAACTGAGCTGGACGCCGGGCAAGCTGCACCTGGGGTCGACCTTGATGGCGGCGGATCAGGCAACGGCGCGCAGCAATGGCTCCTTCCACAAGTTGAATCTGGACGTGGCGCGCTTGCAGCAATTGCCGGCGAACCTCAACCTGTACGCGCGTTTCATGGCGCAGTGGGCGAACAAGAACCTGCATTCGTCCGAAAGCTTCGGGCTGGGGGGGCAGGGCGGGGTGCGGGCGTATCCGCTCGGCGAAGGCTATGGCGATGCGGGCTGGCTGCTGCAGACCGAACTGCGCTACCCGATCGGCAACGTCACGCCCTACGGTTTCTTCGACATAGGCCGGGTGAAAGTCAACCAGGATCCCTGGGCGCCGGGCGAGAACACCCGGACGCTGTCGGGCATGGGCTTCGGCCTGCGGGCGATCATGCAGAAGGCGTGGACGGTGGACGTGAGCCTGGCCTGGCGCACGCACGGAGGCAAGCCGCGATCCGACACGCGTGACGCGCGGCCGCTGGCATGGGCCAGCCTGGCTTATCGCTTTTGA
- a CDS encoding PLP-dependent aminotransferase family protein: MSGTSSLDLRHLKPSREQDAPIYLQLYRRYQEAIASGRLRPGDRVPSVRSLASELGLARGTVEVAYQMLVGEGYFMARGAAGTVVSPRLGNLADTSRAKVSTPPPDPSSRPYAPDHGTLPFQLGVPALDAFPRKTWTRLAGHTLRTLETVAMTYPDPAGYGPLRRAIAAYLGISRGIACTPGQVFVTAGYRGALELVRRTLLQAGDLGWYEDPGYIFARQFLERAGMRLAPVPVDEEGLNVRFGRQRAADARFAVVTPTHQSPTGVALSLPRRLELLEWAHHRRAWIIEDDYDSEFRYQGRPLPALKSLDRNERVLYTGTFSKVLFPGLRLAYLVVPASQAGKFRDMVNHLPDPGSVLPQAMVADFMEQGHFARHLRKMRPLYAARRSHLAHALARIPGARLHVQPQAGGIHILAHLPGGQSDRAVAMAAQNAGLAVQALSDWRMRKSMQGGLLMGFANFATAADAAAAVGQLEAILESPGLT; encoded by the coding sequence ATGAGTGGGACATCGAGCCTGGACCTGCGGCACCTCAAGCCGAGCCGGGAACAGGATGCGCCGATCTACCTCCAGTTGTACCGGCGCTACCAGGAGGCGATAGCAAGCGGCAGGCTGCGGCCGGGAGACCGGGTGCCGTCGGTACGCAGCCTCGCCAGCGAACTGGGCCTGGCACGCGGCACGGTCGAAGTGGCCTACCAGATGCTGGTCGGCGAAGGCTATTTCATGGCCCGGGGCGCCGCGGGCACGGTGGTCTCGCCGCGCCTGGGAAACCTGGCCGACACCAGCCGCGCCAAGGTCTCGACGCCGCCTCCGGACCCCTCCTCCCGTCCGTACGCCCCGGACCACGGCACGCTGCCCTTCCAGCTTGGCGTGCCCGCGCTGGATGCGTTCCCCCGCAAGACCTGGACGCGCCTGGCCGGCCACACGCTGCGTACCCTGGAAACCGTGGCCATGACCTACCCCGACCCCGCAGGCTACGGCCCGCTGCGCCGCGCCATTGCCGCTTATCTGGGCATTTCGCGCGGCATCGCCTGCACGCCCGGGCAGGTATTCGTGACGGCGGGCTATCGGGGCGCCTTGGAGCTGGTGCGCCGCACCCTGTTGCAGGCGGGCGACCTGGGCTGGTACGAGGATCCCGGGTATATCTTTGCCCGGCAATTCCTGGAGCGCGCGGGCATGCGGCTGGCGCCCGTGCCCGTCGACGAGGAAGGATTGAACGTGCGCTTCGGCCGGCAGCGCGCGGCCGATGCGCGATTCGCCGTGGTGACGCCCACCCACCAAAGCCCGACCGGCGTGGCGCTGTCCCTGCCACGCCGGCTGGAGCTGCTCGAATGGGCCCATCATCGTCGCGCCTGGATCATCGAGGACGACTACGACAGCGAATTCCGCTACCAGGGCCGGCCCCTGCCGGCGCTCAAGAGCCTGGATCGCAACGAACGTGTGCTGTACACCGGCACCTTCAGCAAGGTGCTGTTTCCCGGGCTACGGCTGGCCTATCTGGTCGTACCGGCGTCCCAGGCGGGAAAGTTCAGGGACATGGTGAACCACCTGCCCGACCCGGGCTCGGTCCTGCCCCAGGCCATGGTGGCCGACTTCATGGAACAGGGCCACTTTGCCCGGCATCTGCGCAAGATGCGCCCCCTGTACGCAGCCAGGCGTAGCCACCTGGCCCATGCGCTGGCGCGGATACCGGGAGCACGCCTGCATGTCCAGCCGCAGGCGGGCGGCATCCATATACTGGCTCATCTACCCGGCGGACAAAGCGACAGGGCGGTAGCCATGGCCGCCCAGAACGCCGGGCTTGCCGTCCAGGCGCTGAGCGACTGGCGGATGCGCAAGTCCATGCAAGGGGGCTTGTTGATGGGGTTCGCCAATTTCGCGACGGCCGCAGACGCCGCGGCGGCCGTTGGGCAACTGGAGGCGATACTGGAGAGCCCCGGCCTCACGTAG
- a CDS encoding filamentous hemagglutinin N-terminal domain-containing protein — protein sequence MKRASLNHTYRLAWSEARGAWVAVSEIERSHGKRGGQRLRRLAEAGLLAGFLGGGLLAGAAPAWAGGPLPTGGQVTSGAGVIHQSGPDMTITQSSARLGMDWTSFSIGSGNTVRFVQPDASSVAVNRVTGSDVSSIQGALKANGQVFLSNPNGIVFSPTAQVDVGGLIATTHAISEKDGKYVLQGRSGAGVVNEGMIRAADGGTVALVAARVVNRGRIEAAKGNVLLGAGDQVTLDLGGPVKIKVDEGAIDALIEQGGAIRADGGRVYMTAASAGALTSTVINHTGVTEARTLSTGEDGRIVLLGGMEKDRIEVAGTLDASASAGGDGGFIETSAGRVRIADDVRITTKAASGQSGTWLIDPVDFTIAASGGDMTGAALGAQLGNGNVTIESSTGTAAGVGDLNVNDTVEWSANTLTLTAANNININATMTAGGTAGLALNPATANGSDTAVAAGTVNVMPGLGRVDFTGTGNSLSIKGTPYTIVASLSQLQDIGADLGGHYALGRDIDASATAGWNPDGSGGFLGFDPIGKEGPDVGFGGVFDGLGHTIDGLTINRPGTDNVGLFGYLADDSIVRNVGLRGGSTYGRNNTGALVGYSRDGLVSHAYSTGNVRGENNVGGLIGYLVNRADHVYATGDVEGSGNVGGLFGAGENSALRYGYASGNVRGGHAGGLVGGVDSFSLWYSYATGDVTGTRSAGGLVGQYQHGTVWYSYATGKVAGGLTGGLIGDSDYVTVIGGYWDMDSTGQSQGCGSSIGCSGAGAGLVGLRTADAFRQASYENFRFGNDWYMVEGSTRPFLMFEYATSIGNAHQLQLVDLDLSARYTLAHDIDMSVADGSRASGMWSSQGFNPIGAYGPGGPAAAFTGTFDGRGHVVSGLRIARTADYVGLFGHLGSGGVVRNIGLADAAVAGGRYTGALAGANEGAIANVYATGTVEGGDDTGGLVGHNLNGTITSAYTASTVAGGDNTGGLVGRNSNGEIAETYATGKVTGSGARGGLVGMNDGTIARSFYATTDADGNPINNGSAGGNPEGVTGKRLDELRQLATFTEAGWNISDRGGEDTAWRMYEGGTTPLLRSFLTAITVTAAGGGSKVYDGNTSASGSYTQSIDSAVLDGTAVYALDGKNAGNRTLGVSGLYSDQRGYDISFVGGDYTVTPKALAVEGLSVDGKTYDGTTAATWTGATLSGAVAGDEVALDGRGVTASFADAEVGAGKPVTLQGSFGLGGADASNYTLIQPTAALSADIRPSASPRPAELDPKAAAAITSAQRSWPDLQAKDRPWAVSANVEQGREFGEAVTVRGSGIRLP from the coding sequence ATGAAACGCGCAAGCCTGAACCATACGTATCGCCTGGCATGGAGCGAGGCCCGGGGAGCCTGGGTGGCGGTATCGGAGATCGAGAGGTCGCACGGCAAGCGCGGCGGGCAGCGGCTGCGGCGGTTGGCCGAGGCGGGCCTGCTGGCGGGATTCCTGGGAGGCGGCTTGTTGGCAGGGGCCGCACCGGCGTGGGCGGGGGGGCCCTTGCCCACGGGCGGGCAGGTTACCTCGGGCGCCGGCGTCATCCACCAGAGCGGTCCGGACATGACCATCACCCAGTCCAGCGCCAGGCTGGGAATGGATTGGACGAGTTTCTCCATCGGCAGCGGCAATACGGTCCGCTTCGTGCAGCCGGACGCGAGCTCGGTGGCCGTCAACCGGGTCACGGGCAGCGACGTCAGTTCGATCCAGGGGGCGCTCAAGGCCAACGGGCAGGTATTCCTGTCCAACCCCAATGGCATCGTGTTCAGCCCCACGGCCCAGGTGGACGTGGGCGGGTTGATCGCCACCACGCACGCCATCTCCGAGAAGGACGGCAAGTACGTCCTGCAAGGCCGTAGCGGGGCCGGCGTCGTCAACGAAGGCATGATCCGCGCCGCGGACGGCGGCACGGTGGCGCTGGTGGCGGCGCGCGTGGTCAACCGGGGCCGCATCGAGGCCGCGAAAGGCAACGTGTTGCTGGGCGCGGGAGACCAGGTCACGCTGGACCTGGGCGGGCCGGTCAAGATCAAGGTGGACGAAGGTGCGATCGACGCGCTGATCGAGCAGGGCGGCGCGATCCGTGCGGACGGCGGGCGGGTATACATGACGGCGGCCTCGGCTGGCGCGTTGACGTCCACGGTCATCAACCATACGGGCGTGACCGAAGCGCGCACCCTGTCCACGGGAGAAGACGGCAGGATCGTGCTGCTGGGCGGCATGGAAAAAGACCGCATCGAGGTTGCCGGCACGCTCGACGCGAGTGCGTCCGCCGGGGGCGACGGCGGCTTCATCGAAACGAGCGCGGGGCGGGTGCGTATCGCCGACGACGTCCGCATCACCACCAAGGCGGCCAGCGGCCAGAGCGGCACCTGGTTGATCGACCCGGTGGACTTCACCATCGCCGCCAGCGGCGGCGACATGACGGGAGCCGCACTCGGCGCTCAGTTGGGCAACGGCAACGTCACGATCGAATCCAGTACCGGAACCGCTGCTGGCGTCGGCGACCTCAACGTCAACGACACGGTCGAGTGGAGCGCCAATACGCTTACACTCACCGCCGCCAACAACATCAACATCAACGCGACGATGACCGCCGGCGGCACCGCCGGCCTGGCGCTGAATCCGGCTACCGCCAATGGCTCCGATACGGCCGTTGCCGCGGGCACGGTGAACGTCATGCCGGGCCTGGGGCGGGTGGATTTCACCGGCACCGGCAACAGCCTGAGCATCAAGGGCACGCCCTACACCATCGTCGCCAGCCTGTCCCAGTTGCAGGACATCGGCGCTGACCTGGGCGGCCACTACGCGCTGGGCCGCGACATCGACGCCAGCGCCACGGCGGGCTGGAACCCGGACGGCAGTGGCGGTTTCCTCGGTTTCGATCCCATCGGAAAAGAGGGCCCTGACGTGGGTTTCGGCGGTGTTTTCGATGGCCTGGGCCATACCATCGACGGACTGACCATCAATCGTCCCGGCACCGACAACGTGGGCTTGTTCGGTTACCTCGCCGACGACAGCATCGTTCGCAACGTGGGTCTGAGAGGCGGCTCGACCTATGGCCGCAACAATACGGGCGCCCTGGTGGGGTACTCCCGGGACGGCCTGGTATCCCATGCCTATTCCACCGGCAACGTGCGCGGCGAGAACAACGTCGGCGGGTTGATCGGTTATCTCGTTAATAGGGCGGATCATGTGTATGCCACCGGCGACGTCGAAGGCAGCGGCAATGTCGGCGGGTTGTTCGGGGCCGGCGAGAATTCGGCCCTTCGGTATGGCTATGCGAGCGGCAACGTCCGGGGTGGCCATGCCGGCGGGCTGGTAGGGGGCGTCGACTCGTTCTCGTTGTGGTACAGCTACGCGACCGGCGACGTGACCGGAACCCGATCGGCCGGTGGTCTGGTGGGGCAATACCAGCACGGTACCGTGTGGTATTCCTACGCCACCGGCAAGGTGGCGGGCGGGTTGACCGGAGGCCTGATCGGGGACAGCGACTACGTTACCGTCATCGGCGGTTATTGGGACATGGACAGCACCGGCCAGTCGCAAGGCTGCGGTTCGAGCATCGGTTGCTCCGGCGCCGGCGCCGGACTCGTCGGCCTGCGCACGGCGGATGCCTTCAGGCAGGCCAGCTACGAGAACTTTCGCTTCGGCAACGACTGGTACATGGTGGAGGGCTCGACCCGCCCCTTCCTGATGTTCGAATACGCCACCTCCATCGGCAACGCCCACCAGTTGCAACTGGTGGATCTGGATTTGTCGGCCCGCTACACGCTGGCCCACGATATCGATATGTCGGTGGCCGACGGCTCGCGCGCATCGGGCATGTGGAGCAGCCAGGGGTTCAATCCGATCGGCGCCTACGGCCCCGGAGGCCCCGCCGCCGCCTTCACCGGTACCTTCGACGGGCGGGGCCATGTCGTCAGCGGCCTGAGGATAGCCCGGACGGCAGACTACGTCGGCCTGTTCGGTCACCTGGGCAGCGGCGGCGTTGTGCGCAACATCGGCCTGGCCGATGCCGCCGTTGCGGGCGGCCGCTATACCGGCGCCTTGGCCGGCGCCAACGAAGGAGCGATCGCCAACGTCTATGCGACAGGTACGGTGGAGGGCGGCGACGATACCGGTGGTTTGGTGGGCCATAACTTGAACGGCACGATCACCAGCGCCTATACGGCAAGCACCGTGGCGGGCGGCGACAACACCGGCGGCCTGGTGGGCCGTAATTCGAATGGCGAGATCGCCGAGACTTACGCGACGGGCAAGGTGACGGGCAGCGGCGCCCGCGGCGGTTTGGTAGGGATGAACGACGGCACGATCGCCCGCAGTTTCTACGCGACCACCGATGCCGACGGCAACCCGATCAACAACGGATCGGCAGGGGGCAATCCCGAAGGCGTGACAGGCAAGCGGCTGGACGAGCTGCGGCAGCTCGCCACGTTCACCGAGGCCGGCTGGAATATTTCCGACCGGGGCGGCGAGGACACGGCCTGGCGCATGTACGAAGGCGGCACCACGCCTTTGCTACGAAGCTTCCTGACGGCGATCACGGTGACCGCGGCCGGTGGCGGCAGCAAGGTCTACGATGGCAATACGTCGGCCAGCGGGTCCTATACGCAGTCGATCGACTCAGCGGTCCTGGACGGCACGGCCGTCTACGCGCTGGACGGCAAGAACGCCGGCAACCGCACGTTGGGCGTGTCCGGCCTGTATTCCGATCAGCGGGGCTATGACATCAGTTTCGTGGGGGGCGATTACACGGTCACGCCCAAGGCGCTGGCCGTCGAGGGATTGTCGGTCGATGGCAAGACCTATGATGGCACCACCGCCGCCACGTGGACGGGCGCAACGTTGTCGGGGGCGGTGGCGGGCGACGAGGTGGCGCTGGACGGGCGTGGGGTGACGGCCTCGTTCGCCGATGCCGAGGTAGGCGCCGGCAAACCGGTAACGCTGCAGGGCAGTTTCGGACTGGGCGGGGCGGATGCCTCGAACTACACGCTGATTCAACCAACGGCAGCGCTGTCGGCCGATATTCGGCCCTCCGCCTCGCCGCGGCCAGCCGAACTGGATCCGAAAGCCGCTGCGGCGATCACGAGCGCGCAAAGATCATGGCCGGATCTGCAAGCCAAGGACAGGCCATGGGCCGTGTCCGCCAACGTCGAGCAGGGGCGGGAGTTCGGAGAAGCGGTAACGGTCAGGGGCAGCGGCATCCGGTTGCCGTGA